The Sedimentibacter sp. zth1 DNA segment GTACCATTGTCATTTAGTGTTCCTGTTAGCTGATTTGCTCCATTGTATGTGTATTCAACTTTTTCTTCTGGTGATTCTGATAGCATCAAGTTACCTGATGTATCATAACTAAAAATTTGTTGTATTCATAGTTTGATCTTTCACCTTCTTAGTTTAACTCGGATATTATGTTTTCATATAAATCATAAGTGTAGCTCCAGCTGTTTTTATACTTTGTTAATCAATAAGAATCGTCCCTATGTTCTTTCAATTAATGGTAATATTATCTATGTCTATTACTAATAACAGACTTGAGAAATATTTACATTTAAAACTAAATATACTATTAAAAATAACAGCATTCGACTTTTCGAATCTGTCGAATGCTGTACTTTAATTTACATTAGTATTTTTATCAAAAGTTGGTAAATACACAAAATTATTAACACGGTCTTATATAGCTTTATAAAGCCCTAAATCCATCAATGGGAAATTTCATAAAATTTTGGTATGTGTACTACAAGGGTTAAGTCTTATAGTAATAATAGTTTTTGTTTGTTAGGCACTGGGTTTGACCCACCACATGACTACATATAAACATAATCATTAATTGTCCCTTTGCCAACTAAACGTGATGCACTTTGAATCTTGAAATTATTTCCTATAATCAATAGTGATTTTATTGCTTCATATGCTTCATCTTCAATTGTTGGCATTTCAATACTAACATTGTATACTCTCCCTCGTTTTATTTGCTTAACAATAGAATCAACCTTAATGTCGCCAGAGAACAGTAAATCATTTCCAAAATTAATCGCTGGTCTTATAGCATATTTAGTATCTAGGTCGTTATCCAATGCAGTTTCATTTGTATCTGGTGTATCAAACAATATTTCAGCTTCAATAATCAGCATAATCCCTCCTAATATTTATGTGTAATTTCTTGAATTATATTATTAAATTCCTCCAGTTTGTCTGCTTGAATAGTAATTGTACCATTCTTAAAAATAAATCCATCAACTTGAGTAAAATCACCCACTTTATCTAACATATTAGTCGGCACTTTTACTTCTATGATAGCACTAATATCTGAATACTTTTCGGCAAACTGCAATGTTTCTTCAAAACTCATACCAAACTGTTTAGCTTGCATACCGTTAGGAATTACATTAAATGTCCCTGTTTCCATAACTTTGTAAAATTCATCAGGTCCAACAGCACGATACAAACTTGTAAGTTCATCCGTCCCCTCAACAATATTACCAACATTTTTAGGTTGTGTAACAGTTTCAACGACTGCTTTAGCTTTTTTACTGCCTTTGAATAAATTACTAATACCACCAAATAATTTCTTCGTTGCTTTACAAGCAGTATCAGCTATTTCAGATGCTACATTAACAACTTTTTTAGCTATAGGTACTAGTTTATCTATATGCTTTACAGCTCCAACTACTGGAATTATACCTAATAACCCAACTCCTAATTTAATATGTTTCTTTTGTTCCTTCTGGATATATTATACTTTTTCTATTTCCATTTGTATAGTAGGTATATTTTGTTGTTTTATCTCCAGTTTTTACACTATATAGACGTCCTACTTTGTCAAATGTTTTCTCCGTATACAATTAAATTAATATTGGCAATGTAGGATTGGTTTCGCTAGGCACTGGTTGCCCGATCAAAAGAAAAAGCGATAGCAGGAAAATCCTACTATCGCAAATCTTATAGATTAAAAACTATGTTGTTACTTGATGATATCACTTTTAAAGGAATATTGTGATATGATATTTCAGAATTAGCCCCCTCAACAATATCTTCTCTAGAGGGAAATGAAATACTAGCAATAAGTATCTCTGGTAAGCTTATAACGCTTGTGAATTTAACTGTGCATGCATTATACTCTTCATATCCTTCTTCCTCCATTTCTAATCCATTATCAGTTTCATAAAATGTTGTGATTACTGCTTTGATTATAGTTCCATCTTTCCACTCAAAAGTTAGTTCCTCCTGAGGATTCATTTTCCAATAATACGTTAAAGCAGTCATTATTCTTTCTTCAAGTTCATTTTTATACATAGTTCCTCCTACGGCATTGGTCTTGCAGGTATAATGTGAACACCCTTGTTAGAATAGTGGATAATCCCGATTGAAGTATCTATTGCTTCACCTGTCGCTTGGTCAACAAATTGACCTATCGTCCGACCAAAATCAACTCTTTCTTTATTTGATGTAATCCATTCTCCTGTACCAGCAAAATCATCAACCAATTTTTGAGCATCATCTAGAGTGCCATTTAAAATACTTCTTCCAGTAGTATAATTATTGTGACCTAAAATATGTTTTCCTTGTTTCCCTGCATGAACAGTTGTGTCAAAACCATTGACTAGTTTTCCCGTCCCCTTAGTAATATCATCAATAGAACCACTTACAATTCTTAATGTATCTCCAGAATAGTGAAGTATTGTATCTCCATGAACCAAATACTTAATACCTTTTGCCGCTTCATCTGCCCAAGGAACAATAACTGATATAAGCAAACCACCCTCTGTAAGTGTTCTATCAAGCTCACTTAATTCCTCACCAGTGAATAAATTTGTATTCGTTTTTAATTCATATACATCTAATATAGACCCCACAATAGGCGTTGCTCTAATAGTATATTGTCCAACAGGTGTGCTGAAAAATTTTTGCCAGCTCATAGCACTTCGCATGCCTCCCATTGCTTGGCTAATATATCCTTGTGGTATACCCATAGATTTCATAGATAAATATGCATATGCTTCTGTTGCCGAACCATACTGCTCTGTCAATTGTTCAATCAACTCATTTTCTATCAAATCCTGTAATTGATTTTGAGTATCTTCAGTTAAGTTATTAGAACTATTCCCAGCTGTACTTTTATCAGGTTCAGTTTCATATATTTTCTCATTCCACTCTAAATCAATACTTCCTGCTGATTTTTTTATAGCCTTTTGATTTGATTTTGCTAACTCTGCTGCTGTTACTGTTACATCATATTTTTCTACTCCAGTACCTATTCTTTCTTTTGTTTTATAATCATTTTTATAAATTTCTGTAATTGTTACAGTTCGTTCATATGTATATATTATCCTACTACCATTATCGTTTTTATTTACTTCTTTCAAATCACCATATTCAGTATTTGTATCGGCAAGATAATATGTATATGGACGTAACTCTCTCATCAACTCAGCATTTTGATGTGCTGTGTTTTGCTTTTCTGTATGCTTTCCTGTTTCTAAGAAAATATCATAATCCTCAAACCATATGTCACTCATACGTGATATTTCACTATTTACTTTTGACCTTGACATAGCTAATATCTTTGATTCTGTATATACTGCTAAGTGTCCTGTAGGGTCTACATAGTTTACTGGGTTATTTAATGCATATGCATATTGGTTTAATGATTGTGGATTTGACATATTACCTCTATAGGTATCTTCTGTCATAAATCTTCCTACATTTGGATTATACCATCTTGCATTCATATATACAAGCGATGCCTTATCATCATATAAATGTCCTGTATAGCCTCTTAAGTTGTATGGTAATGTTATACCTGTTTGTATGTTTCCAAACACATCATACCTGTAGTCTTCTATCTTGTCTCCATGTCTGTCTCTTAAAGCTGTTGTTGATGATAATCCATCAAATTCATAGTACATTAGCCCGCCATTTGTATTTATTGTTTCTTCTTTTGATGGTGATATTCTTCCTTTTAGTCCAAACATCTTTTGTGCTACTACTTCTCCATTGGCATAGTAGTATTCATTCATTGGCGAACCTTTTTCTGAGTATACTTTATGTTGAACATTTGATGTACCTATATAGTCATATCTTTCTATTTCTATATTTAATTTTGGTAATTCTGGTCCTTCTTGTCCTGGTTGTCCTCCTAATTTTTTGTATACTCCATATGCTTTTGCATTTTCATTGCCTATTAGACCTTTTGGTATTTCTTTTTGTTTGTCATTTTTGTTATTCTTTTCGTTATTATTTTTTCCGTTTTTATTTGAGTTGCCTGGAGCACTGTCATTGCTTGTATTTGACTTAAATTCTTCCATTAGTTTAAGTCCATTTTCATTGTACTCAGCTACTAATTTAGGGTCATATTCTGCTACTTCTCTTGATACTAATCTTCCTATTCCATCATATTTATATGATGAATAGGTACCATTGTTATTTAGTGTTCCTGTTAGCTGATTTGCTCCATTGTATGTGTATTCAACCTTTTCTTATGGTGATTCTGATAGTATAAAGTTCCCTGAAAGGCAATTGTTGGGACAATGCTGTTGCTGAAAGTTTTTTCAGTCACTTTAAATGTGAAAGTAATGAAAAATGAAATAAGATATTCTCAAGATGTAATTAATGTTACAGAGGAATATATTGAGTACTATACAAATTTTTGTCCACAAAAGAAATTAGGTGGAATAACCCCTATTTCATATAGAAACGCTAATAATATAGTTTTAAAAAATCTATTATATTATGTGTACCTAAATTGTACACCTTTAAGCAGTCACTCCAAACCGTCCCTATGTTTTTAGACTCTGATTTCTCCAGATGAAACAACACCGATTCCAAGGTTTCTTCTGAATAGACTTCCACAGGTTTTTCAGAACCTTTGGCATTTTTGATTCTATCTCGTTCCATTTCAACAACCTATTCTGTCATGATGCCTTGATGAATGAGAAAATCATTGAAACTCTGCAAGCTGTTCAATTTCTTGTTGATGGTGGTTGGTTCATAGTTTTCCTTGATGAGATAATTCTTGTAGCTGTTGATGGTGAATCTGTTGAGAATGCCATCAAATGATAGTTCCTTTGTTTCTAGGTATGTGAGAAATCCCATTGTGTCTCCTGTGTAGCTTTGAATGGTTTTCTCTGCTTTTCGTTGTTCTCTGAGGTGTGACTCGAATGTTTCAATGTAGTTCATTTGCATCTCCTTTCTCAACGAAAAAACCAATGACACTTTCACCATTGGTCTCTTCCCTCGCATTTGACGTTTTATCGTGTTTTCATCCCAGCTCTTTTGGAATGTCCCCACTTCCCAAACAAAACTGATTTTTACTACTTTCCGTTTGATTCTGAT contains these protein-coding regions:
- a CDS encoding polymorphic toxin type 50 domain-containing protein; translation: MEEFKSNTSNDSAPGNSNKNGKNNNEKNNKNDKQKEIPKGLIGNENAKAYGVYKKLGGQPGQEGPELPKLNIEIERYDYIGTSNVQHKVYSEKGSPMNEYYYANGEVVAQKMFGLKGRISPSKEETINTNGGLMYYEFDGLSSTTALRDRHGDKIEDYRYDVFGNIQTGITLPYNLRGYTGHLYDDKASLVYMNARWYNPNVGRFMTEDTYRGNMSNPQSLNQYAYALNNPVNYVDPTGHLAVYTESKILAMSRSKVNSEISRMSDIWFEDYDIFLETGKHTEKQNTAHQNAELMRELRPYTYYLADTNTEYGDLKEVNKNDNGSRIIYTYERTVTITEIYKNDYKTKERIGTGVEKYDVTVTAAELAKSNQKAIKKSAGSIDLEWNEKIYETEPDKSTAGNSSNNLTEDTQNQLQDLIENELIEQLTEQYGSATEAYAYLSMKSMGIPQGYISQAMGGMRSAMSWQKFFSTPVGQYTIRATPIVGSILDVYELKTNTNLFTGEELSELDRTLTEGGLLISVIVPWADEAAKGIKYLVHGDTILHYSGDTLRIVSGSIDDITKGTGKLVNGFDTTVHAGKQGKHILGHNNYTTGRSILNGTLDDAQKLVDDFAGTGEWITSNKERVDFGRTIGQFVDQATGEAIDTSIGIIHYSNKGVHIIPARPMP
- a CDS encoding IS3 family transposase, with product MKNEIRYSQDVINVTEEYIEYYTNFCPQKKLGGITPISYRNANNIVLKNLLYYVYLNCTPLSSHSKPSLCF
- a CDS encoding site-specific integrase, producing the protein MNYIETFESHLREQRKAEKTIQSYTGDTMGFLTYLETKELSFDGILNRFTINSYKNYLIKENYEPTTINKKLNSLQSFNDFLIHQGIMTE